CCAAGTCTGAAACCAACAggatcctgaacagcttctacccccaagccataagactagtgaataggtagttaaatagttaaccaatagctgcccagactatctgcattgacccttttgcATTAACTCTTTTGACTcgtcacatacgctgctgctactattTATTATTTAGtttcctagtcactttatccctacctatatgtacatatctatctcagttacctcgtacccctgcacatccactccgTACTGCTACCGCGTGTatgtagccaagttatcgttattCATTGTGCATTTATTCCTTATGTTATTATGACttgttttctctctgcattgttgggaagggccctttAGTAAGactttcactgttagtctacacctgtcgtTTAcaaagggcggcaggtagcctagtggtcagagagctggactagtaaccggaaggttgcaagttcaaatccctgagctgacaaggtacaaatctgtcgttctgcccctgaacaggcagttaacccactgttcctaggccgtcattgaaaataagatttgttcttaactgacttgcctagtaagataaaggtttaaaaaaatgtgaCAATTAGATTTGAACTACATACATTATGCTTAGTCTACATGTGAGGAGCTTACCCCCCTCTGGGCGCAAATGTCATTTCATTGACTACATCAGGGAGAAATAGCTGTGTTCAAGGGCTAGAGAGGAAAAGTTTTAGCTATTATGGAAGATCATTGTTCATTGTTAGTACTAGTTTGGTAGCTGGTTAAATAGTAGCAGACAGCAGGGTAGCCATTTGGTTTTGGAGCTGGAAGGATAAGCATCGGATAGAACTAGAAGACTAATTCATTGTCAGTAGCTGAGAAAGGTGATTGGTTGTCATTTGTCAATAGCTAGACCAGGAGTACCAATAGTTTGTAGGATTTTGAAAAACTAGCTATAGTACCAGAGGTCTAACAGGTAAGTAACAAGTTCAGTCTCCTGAGGAAACTAGTTGGTTAGGGTTAATATTAGGTGTCAGCGGTTAGAGGCCAGAGGTCCCAGCATCTACTTGAGTCTCTTCTCTTTAGGCATTTTGTTAGGAGGCAGGAGTAGTTCTGAGTCCTCCTGGGGCCCCGGGCCCTTCATCGCCATACTGGCCCCTACCATAGCTGGATAACTCCTgttcctcctcatcccctctggTCCAAAGGGCGACCCAGGCCTCCGTAGCCCACCCAGAGGCCCCAGGAGGGGGCTTGGTCCCCCGGTTACACCCCCTTGTCCTGGAGGACACCCAGCCACACCCAGGCGCCTCACCTTGTCCACCAGGTTGAGGTTATGAACTGTGACGCTAACATCTGTCTGGCTCTCAcaatctctccccctctgctgCCTCCTGCTCCGGCTGCTCCCCATCCCCCCCGCTACTTCCTTCAGAATGGACCGTGCCGGCTTGGAGGCCAGGAAGGTGTCATAGGAAGGAGACTTGAAGTCGAAGCCCGCGGGGGTGTTGGTCCCCGAGGATGGGGGGTCGTGTCCTGTGGGGGAGTTGGGGGGAGTGGAGGGGCGGAGGGTGTCGGGGTGGGGGGCTGGGTGGAGGTTAGGGGTGATAGAGGTACTGAACAGCACCCCTCCGCTCCCCACCCCGGGCCCGCCAGCCCTGTCCCAGCCCTGGGTCTGGTGGTGGTACATGGCTGCAGAGATGCCTCTCTCCTGCAGAAGGCGCACTAATCCCAGAGAGGTACTGGTGGTACGTGTGGCTTCCCTGAAGAAGGGGAAATCATATACACACATGggcaggtgcacacacacacacacacacacacacacacacacacacacacacacacacacacacacacacacacacacacacacacacacacacacacacacacacacacacacacacacacacacacacacacacacacacacacagacaaagagacaaagtCCTGGGAATGAGACGTAGTAGCTAGAGTCAATCTAACAAgttttatatatgtgtgtgtgtgtgtgtgtgtgtgtgtgtgtgtgtgtgtgtgtgtgtgtgtgtgtgtgtgtgtgtgtgtgtgtgtgtgtacctgaggttGGTAGAAGACTCAGAGGGTCGTAGTAGACTCATCCTGCGGGGTGTATGACAGGGCGTGCCAGCGGGAGTGGCCAGGATAGATGATGTCATCACACAGGATGACGAGGACATGCCGGGGTTAACACTGGAGAGGAGCCATAACAACACCATTTGAAaaagacaggcagagaaagaacagagaaaaTTGAGACTGCACACTGCAACAATTGTGATCTATTAGATAACGTGTGGACAGAGAACAAGTGTACACtttagagagaagagggagaagaaggagtatggtggtagagaaggaggagagggaggtgtatGGTGGTAgataaggaggagagggaggtgtatggtggtagagaaggaggagagggaggtgtatggtggtagagaaggaggagagggaggtgtatggtggtagagaaggaggagagggaggtgtatggtggtagagaaggaggagagggaggtgtatggtggtagagaaggaggagagggaggtgcgtggtggtagagaaggaggagagggaggtgtatggtggtagagaaggaggagagggaggtgtatggtggtagagaaggaggagacgGAGGTGTATGGtggtagagaaggagatggaggtgcATGGTGGTAgagaaggaggtgagggaggtgtatggtggtagagaaggagagggaggtgcatggtggtagagaaggaggggaggtgcatggtggtagagaaggaggggagggaggtgtatggtggtagagaaggaggagagggaggtgtatggtggtagagaaggaggagagggaggtgtatggtggtagagaaggaggagacgGAGGTGTAGGGTGgtaaagaaggaggagagggaggtgtagggtggtagagaaggaaaagagggaggtgtagggtggtagagaaggagaagagggaggtgtATGGtggtagagaaggaggagagggaggtgtatgatggtagagaaggaggagagggaggtgtatggtggtagagaaggaggagagggaggtgcatggtggtagagaaggaggagagggaggtgtatggtggtagagaaggaggagagggaggtgtatggtggtagagaaggaggagagggaggtgtatggtggtagagaaggaggagagggaggtgtatggtggtagagaaggaggagagggaggtgtatggtggtagagaaggaggagagggaggtgcgtggtggtagagaaggaggagagggaggtgtatggtggtagagaaggaggagagggaggtgtatggtggtagagaaggaggagacgGAGGTGTAGGGtggtagagaaggaggagagggaggtgtagggtggtagagaaggaggagatgtAAGTGTATGGTGTGTCTCTTTACCTGGGTGTGACGCGGGTCAGCTCATCAGTTGGGTGTAGGATACGACAGGTAGTAAAGGTGTAGGTAGAGCTGGCATGGGCCATGCATTTACCTGGGTAGTACACCGCTGAAAacacaaagacacaaacacacagaatagtctatctgttctcctctacctttcctggctggAAAAGTGGCAGTGAACCACTGAACCACTCAGTGGACCACTCACTGAACCACTCAGTGAACCACTCAGTGAACCACTCAGTGAACCACTCAGTGAACCACTCAGTGGACCACTCAGTGAACCACTCACTGAACCACTCAGTGAACCACTCACTGAACCACTCAGTGAACCACTCAGTGGACCACTCACTGAACCACTCACTGAACCACTCAGTGAACCACTCACTGAACCACTCAGTGAACCACTCAGTGAACCACTCAGTGAACCACTCAGTGAACCACTCACTGAACCACTCAGTGAACCACTCACTGAACCACTCAGTGAACCACTCAGTGGACCACTCAGTGGACCACTCACTGAACCACTCAGTGGACCACTCACTGAACCACTCAGTGGACCACTCAGTGGACCACTCACTGAACCACTCAGTGAACCACTGAACCACTCAGTGAACCACTCAGTGAACCACTCAGTGAACCACTCAGTGAACCACTCACTGAACCACTCAGTGAACCACTCAGTGAACCACTCAGTGAACCACTCACTGAACCACTCAGTGAATCACTCACTGAACCACTCACTGAACCACTCAGTGAACCACTCAGTGAACCACTCAGTGGACCACTCAGTGAACCACTCACTGAACCACTCAGTGAACCACTCACTGAACCACTCAGTGAACCACTCAGTGGACCACTCACTGAACCACTCAGTGAACCACTCAGTGAACCACTCAGTGAACCACTCACTGAACCACTCAGTGAACCACTCAGTGAACCACTCACTGAACCACTCAGTGAACCACTCACTGAACCACTCAGTGAACCACTCAGTGGACCACTCACTGAACCACTCAGTGAACCACTCACTGAACCACTCAGTGAACCACTCACTGAACCACTCAGTGAACCACTCAGTGGACCACTCACTGAACCACTCACTGAACCACTCAGTGAACCACTCACTGAACCACTCAGTGAACCACTCAGTGAACCACTCAGTGAACCACTCAGTGAACCACTCACTGAACCACTCAGTGAACCACTCACTGAACCACTCAGTGAACCACTCAGTGGACCACTCAGTGGACCACTCACTGAACCACTCAGTGGACCACTCACTGAACCACTCAGTGGACCACTCAGTGGACCACTCACTGAACCACTCAGTGAACCACTGAACCACTCAGTGAACCACTCAGTGAACCACTCAGTGAACCACTCAGTGAACCACTCACTGAACCACTCAGTGAACCACTCAGTGAACCACTCAGTGAACCACTCAGTGAACCACTCACTGAACCACTCAGTGAATCACTCACTGAACCACTCACTGAACCACTCAGTGAACCACTCAGTGAACCACTCAGTGGACCACTCAGTGAACCACTCACTGAACCACTCAGTGAACCACTCACTGAACCACTCAGTGAACCACTCAGTGGACCACTCACTGAACCACTCACTGAACCACTCAGTGAACCACTCAGTGAACCACTCAGTGAACCACTCACTGAACCACTCAGTGAACCACTCAGTGAACCACTCACTGAACCACTCAGTGAACCACTCACTGAACCACTCAGTGAACCACTCAGTGGACCACTCAGTGGACCACTCACTGAACCACTCAGTGGACCACTCAGTGGACCACTCAGTGGACCACTCACTGAACCACTCAGTGGACCACTCAGTGGACCACTCACTGAACCACTCAGTGAACCACTAAACCACTCAGTGAACCACTCAGTGAACCACTCAGTGAACCACTCAGTGAACCACTCACTGAACCACTCACTGAACCACTCAGTGAACCACTCACTGAACCACTCACTGAACCACTCAGTGGACCACTCACTGAACCACTCAGTGAACCACTCAGTGAACCACTCACTGAACCACTCAGTGAACCACTCAGTGAACCACTCAGTGAACCACTCAGTGAACCACTCACTGAACCACTCAGTGAACCACTCACTGAACCACTCAGTGAACCACTCAGTGGACCACTCAGTGGACCACTCACTGAACCACTCAGTGGACCACTCAGTGGACCACTCAGTGGACCACTCACTGAACCACTCAGTGGACCACTCAGTGGACCACTCACTGAACCACTCAGTGAACCACTGAACCACTCAGTGAACCACTCACTGAACCACTCAGTGAACCACTCAGTGGACCACTCAGTGGGCCACTCACTGAACCACTCAGTGGACCACTCAGTGGACCACTCAGTGGACCACTCACTGAACCACTCACTGAACCACTCAGTGGACCACTCAGTGAACCACTCACTGAACCACTCAGTGAACCACTCAGTGGACCACTCACTGAACCACTCAGTGAACCACTCAGTGGACCACTCAGTGGACCACTCACTGAACCACTCAGTGGACCACTCAGTGGACCACTCAGTGAACCACTCAGTGAACCACTCAGTGGACCACTCAGTGAACCACTCAGTGGACCACTCAGTGAACCACTCAGTGGACCACTCAGTGAACCACTCAGTGAACCACTCAGTGGACCACTCACTGAACCACTCAGTGGACCACTCAGTGGACCACTCAGTGAACCACTCAGTGGACCACTCAGTGGACCACTCAGTGAACCACTCAGTGAACCACTCAGTGGACCACTCAGTGGACCACTCACTGAACCACTCAGTGGACCACTCAGTGGACCACTCACTGAACCACTCAGTGGACCACTCAGTGAACCACTCAGTGAACCACTCAGTGGACCACTCAGTGAACCACTGAACCAGTGTGTATATGATTGAACCAGTCAACCACTTAGTTAACCACTAAAACactttctctttctgtttatctatttctatcgctctctctgtcttttgaatcgctctctctctctatcactttgAATATAAATGGTTAAGTATTCTTAGTATCTAACATGTTGTTGTAGCATCTATCATAGTATCTGTATGTGCATATAGAAACATACCTGCAGGATCAGTGTTGCTtaggtgaggggagggagagggggctgAGGGTGAGGCGAGGTGGCTGGGGGGAGTAGAGGGGTAAGGAGGGTGAGGCTGAGGGGGGAGGGCGGGGGAGGCAGAGGCTGAGGAGGTGGGGAGACTCTGGAAGTACTGCTCTCCTGGTTCATCCTCCTCGAAACCACCCCATGGATACACCTGCAACACCCaaacgtacacacaaacacacaggttattccatatccacacacacccatgggaaacacacaggttattccatatacacacacacccatgggaaacacacaggttattccatatacacacacccatgggaaacacacaggttattccatatacacacacacccatgggaaacacacaggttattccatatacacacacacccatgggaaacacacaggttattccatatacacacacacccatgggaaacacacaggttattccatatacacacacacccatgggaaacacacaggttattccatatacacacacacccatgggaaacacacaggttattccatatacacacacacccatgggaaacacacaggttattccatatacacacacacccatgggaaacacacaggttattccatatacacacacacccatgggaaacacacaggttattccatatacacacacacccatgggaaacacacaggttattccatatacacacacacccatgggaaacacacaggttattccatatacacacacacccatgggaaacacacacacacgtacctgtTCCAGCTCTAGTTCCAGAGGCCTGAAGCCTTTAGGTACAACCCCAGGTCTAGCATCCAGGATCACTCCTAAGTGGGGCTGAGCCAACTGCTGCCAGTGGTGAAGGGTCGCAGAGCCTGGAGACGACAGGACCAAGAGAGAAATGCAAAGGGTGAGAGAAACATATTACATAcaagcacaggcacacacacacacacacacacacacacacacacacacacacacacacacacacacacacacacacacacacacacacacacacacacacacattttcctaTATATGGTTAAACATTTGAGAGAAGTGAGGAAAGTGGGTGTGTTTTATTGTATTGCATGAAAACATCTCAACTGTAGACAATGGTTAAAGCCATAACAGTAAAGCCCAACACAAAGCTCGGGAGGCTGCAGAGAAAGTTGAGACTGCAGAGAaaatgaaaaaacacacacaggcaacagAAGTGAAAGAATGAAGAGAGCAAAAGAAGAGAATGAGGTCAGGTTTTTATTGAAGATGCAGAGTAAAAGTTGAGTTAAACAGAAGATTAAAAATGAACAAAGGATTTCAATTAAAATGAGTAAAtgagatgaaagaaattaaagtaTTATAACAAGAAAGAAAGTAGCAGAGGGGGAAAAAAGTACACCAAAACAGATGGAATAGTGAActaaagagaaaagagagagttaGACTCAGACATCTCACATATTTAATGTTACATCAAAATGTTATCATGTTGTATGTTTCTCCCCTCACCAGCAGAGGGTAGCAGCAGCACAACAAAACACCACACTGCTCATGATTAAACTTATATTTTAGTTGATCCCCAGCCAACCTCTAGGCTGAGGGTCTCTATAGAAGGAGTGTTGTGAGGTGGAGAGGCCTGACTTACGATGGTGATGCATCAGAGACCAGAAGGAGTTAAACAACATTAAAGATACAGGACGCTCTCCTCTTTCTATCccttcttctgtttctctcccctgtTCTACCTCTCTAGCCCatctcctccctcgctccctctctctatctagcccCCTCTTTTTACTCcaacttcttctccctctctccctctctcctccactcttttccccatcccttccctctccctctccttctctctctacctcgctcccTCCTTCCACATCTCGCTGCcattccctacctctctcccacgGCTTGgccagtccctccctctcttccctctctctctctctcctccaccccatccttctctcctctcccctcatccccacctttctcttctcctctctcctcgtccccctctccttctctccctcacctTCCAGGGGTTTAACGATCTGTAGTTTGTCGGGGAGGTATGGTCGGGAGGCCCACAGGTGTAATGACCCCAGAGACATGATGCTATCTGAGGGTGTCATCCCACCCCCCTGCCCCCCCCCATCCTGCGcaactcctcctccacctctcctcctccctctctcctcctcaaagAAGCGTCTCTCGCTCAGGTTGTTCTGGCGGCGCAGGGACAGGCGGCGTAACGCCAGCCTCAGGTCCTCAACACCAGCTGCTTTCTTAGCACGGGCGTCCACACTAAAGCCCAAACAGAAATAGATAAATATTACTAGACTGATGCACAGAAATAGACTATTTAAACAATGAACCTGGTGAATATGAAAAGCTTGTTCTAATTTCATTTTAATATGATTCGTTAGATTTTAAACATTTCTTCAGGCGAGATCTGGTAAACTGTACAACTATACTGTGTCAAAGACAGGCTGAAACAATCACAGGTTCAGGTATGCACGACTTACCTGTCCTGATTGTCTGCTGCTGACTCCATGAGCATGCTCTGTTGTCGGTTGTCAAGGGTGACACCGTCACCTCTGACATCCCAGCTAATGCTACCAGTCATGGGTGTGGTCCTGCCACTAGAGTGAGCGGAGCTAAGAGACGACGCCTGATTGGATCCCGGGATGTTGGCGTTGGACGGGATTGGAGAACGCTGCCGGACCATCTGGTTGATGTTCTTCACTGTCTCAAACACACGCTTGTGGTGCACCCTGTTCACACACATAAAATGAAATAGGCATGAGTGTAGGCAAGTATGGTAGCTATGGGTATATATTATGAGTATAGGTGAGTTTATGTTACTATACAGTATTGAGAAAGATTAGAAGAGTGTTATAAACTAATAGAAGCGTGTGTACTTCTGTTCCTCGCACTCAGGGTCATCCAGACTCATCTCCTTCCTCATTGTCCCCTCTATCTCTGCTGCCAGGGAGTCctgccgtacacacacaccatagagACACACACCATCAGCTCTATGATATACAACTACACTCTCAAAAGGAGATCGCTCTTTTGAGAGTGTACGTTCTGATAACCCCTACCACACACATACCATAGGGTAGAGACCCAGAGGATGGAATCTGCGTGGTGTTCCAGCAGGATGGTTTCTGTTCCTCAAGTACTTCAGCTCTTCCTGAGCCTCATGGAGCATCTCTATACACTCTGAATATTTATCATCCAAATCTGTTAGCTAGAGAGAAGGAGCAAAAGAGTGCAGGCTTGATTACTTTTTCTCATTGGCAAAGTATTCATGAGTTGTAGGTTGGCAAAGGGTGTGAGTCTAACCTCGACTGTGAGTTGTCTCTGGGCATCTTTAGCTGCCCCTAGGTGCTGAGAGAGCTCCTCATTCTCCACTGCGAActgaagaaacacacacacactcacaaagagTATTGTAGTGAGTATATACCACATTGCATGCAGTGTATTACTGAGGGTAAAGCATGGGTATGCGTGTCTCACCCACTTGGCTTTCTTCTGTAGGTCAACTATTTGAGAGAGCAGGTGTGTGATCTCCTCCTGCTGTCGCATGGCGTCCTCTGTCTTCCGAGCCAACTCCTCCGCTATGGTGTTTATCTGCAGACTGGACTgtcctggagaggggagaggggggattcaTTAGGTGTTTATCTGCAGACTGGACTgtcctggagaggggagaggggggattcaTTAGGTGTTTatctacagactggactgtcctggagaggggagaggggggattcaTTAGGTGTTTATCTCCAGACTGGACTGtcctggagacaggagaggggagaggggggattcaTTAGGTGTTTatctacagactggactgtcctggagaggggagaggggggattcaTTAGGTGTTTATCTGCAGACTGGACTgtcctggagaggggagaggggggattcaTT
This window of the Oncorhynchus keta strain PuntledgeMale-10-30-2019 chromosome 20, Oket_V2, whole genome shotgun sequence genome carries:
- the LOC118398972 gene encoding trafficking kinesin-binding protein 1-like isoform X2, which produces MTKTYNDIDAVTRLLEEKERDLELAARIGQSLLKKNRTLTEQNDYLEVQVGHITEEVAQLHHELNLKDELLQFYTNASEESEEDSTTGSPTSKRSKLLGVSGFGADSMQRKLRELEEENLSLRSEACNLKTETETYEEKEQQLVNDCVKELRQSSLQINTIAEELARKTEDAMRQQEEITHLLSQIVDLQKKAKWFAVENEELSQHLGAAKDAQRQLTVELTDLDDKYSECIEMLHEAQEELKYLRNRNHPAGTPRRFHPLGLYPMDSLAAEIEGTMRKEMSLDDPECEEQKVHHKRVFETVKNINQMVRQRSPIPSNANIPGSNQASSLSSAHSSGRTTPMTGSISWDVRGDGVTLDNRQQSMLMESAADNQDSVDARAKKAAGVEDLRLALRRLSLRRQNNLSERRFFEEERGRRRGGGGVAQDGGGQGGGMTPSDSIMSLGSLHLWASRPYLPDKLQIVKPLEGSATLHHWQQLAQPHLGVILDARPGVVPKGFRPLELELEQVYPWGGFEEDEPGEQYFQSLPTSSASASPALPPQPHPPYPSTPPSHLASPSAPSPSPHLSNTDPAAVYYPGKCMAHASSTYTFTTCRILHPTDELTRVTPSVNPGMSSSSCVMTSSILATPAGTPCHTPRRMSLLRPSESSTNLREATRTTSTSLGLVRLLQERGISAAMYHHQTQGWDRAGGPGVGSGGVLFSTSITPNLHPAPHPDTLRPSTPPNSPTGHDPPSSGTNTPAGFDFKSPSYDTFLASKPARSILKEVAGGMGSSRSRRQQRGRDCESQTDVSVTVHNLNLVDKVRRLGVAGCPPGQGGVTGGPSPLLGPLGGLRRPGSPFGPEGMRRNRSYPAMVGASMAMKGPGPQEDSELLLPPNKMPKEKRLK
- the LOC118398972 gene encoding trafficking kinesin-binding protein 1-like isoform X1, which gives rise to MRGRMRRMERITGDGCELEDWCYEEGTEVLCADRVGQMTKTYNDIDAVTRLLEEKERDLELAARIGQSLLKKNRTLTEQNDYLEVQVGHITEEVAQLHHELNLKDELLQFYTNASEESEEDSTTGSPTSKRSKLLGVSGFGADSMQRKLRELEEENLSLRSEACNLKTETETYEEKEQQLVNDCVKELRQSSLQINTIAEELARKTEDAMRQQEEITHLLSQIVDLQKKAKWFAVENEELSQHLGAAKDAQRQLTVELTDLDDKYSECIEMLHEAQEELKYLRNRNHPAGTPRRFHPLGLYPMDSLAAEIEGTMRKEMSLDDPECEEQKVHHKRVFETVKNINQMVRQRSPIPSNANIPGSNQASSLSSAHSSGRTTPMTGSISWDVRGDGVTLDNRQQSMLMESAADNQDSVDARAKKAAGVEDLRLALRRLSLRRQNNLSERRFFEEERGRRRGGGGVAQDGGGQGGGMTPSDSIMSLGSLHLWASRPYLPDKLQIVKPLEGSATLHHWQQLAQPHLGVILDARPGVVPKGFRPLELELEQVYPWGGFEEDEPGEQYFQSLPTSSASASPALPPQPHPPYPSTPPSHLASPSAPSPSPHLSNTDPAAVYYPGKCMAHASSTYTFTTCRILHPTDELTRVTPSVNPGMSSSSCVMTSSILATPAGTPCHTPRRMSLLRPSESSTNLREATRTTSTSLGLVRLLQERGISAAMYHHQTQGWDRAGGPGVGSGGVLFSTSITPNLHPAPHPDTLRPSTPPNSPTGHDPPSSGTNTPAGFDFKSPSYDTFLASKPARSILKEVAGGMGSSRSRRQQRGRDCESQTDVSVTVHNLNLVDKVRRLGVAGCPPGQGGVTGGPSPLLGPLGGLRRPGSPFGPEGMRRNRSYPAMVGASMAMKGPGPQEDSELLLPPNKMPKEKRLK